The DNA region CCTGGTCGGAGAGTTGGACCGTGCGTTCACCCTTCTCGAGGTGAAGCCTCTCGATGAACTGGCCTTCTCTGGCCTGGTGTGCGAGTAGCCCGTCCATCTCGAAGATGTCCAGCTCTGCAGAATCGCCTCGCGTTCCGATGATCGAGGCTCGAATGCCAATGACGGGGCCGCCTGGCTTGAACCTCAGCGTGGCGTATTCCCCGTCGGGGATCATGTGCTCGGAGCGTGGTTGGCCGTTGTGGCTCAGACCAACGATCAAGACGTCGGCACCTTCCGTGTCGACGTTGGCGTACCACGCTTTGTGGTCGGCAGGCTCCTGCGAGGACACGAGGCTGGGCGAGAACGCTGCGACAGCAGCGACGACCAAGCAAGTGAGGATGCGGTTCATGTCGTTGTCCTTAGTTAGGCTCAGATCCGATTGGAGAATTGAAGATACAGCAAGAACCACAGATAGTGCTGACGCACGAGGAGCATTCCAGGACTTCGTCGCAGACTACGCAGCACCGGCGCGGGCGTAGGTCGGCATCCATCGCGATCTCTTCGATGCCAATGAGCTCGATGTCGAAGCGCTTGCCATCGTGAAGAACCGCCATGCTGGCGTTCGACCGTGGCGCAAGCGTCAGCAGGCCGACCGGGCGGGCATGCTCGAAGCCTTCGATCTCCTCGACCTCGGTCAGCAAGAGGTGGATTTGGCTCTTTTTCCCTGGAATAGGCTTTGGGGTAAGCCTGAGGAAGACAGACTCGCCGAGCTCGCCGAGAGTGGCATCCTCCCCGAGCGGAATTTGGAACTCGGTCAGTCTTTCCGGAGTCTGAACTCGGAGACTCACCACCGATGTCGTCTGGCTTGCGTTCTCAGCAAGAACCGACAATGGCATCGCGGTCACCCAAAGGGTGAGCGCGATCAGCAGTCTGGGAACGACCACACCGCGATCTCCGGTCGTCACGGCTCTTTGTTCTCCTCGGGACCCCCGATACAACCGGCCCAAGGAGAATTCTCATTCTCTTTAGGGGGATCCGTAGTAGCTCAAACAATCAATAGACAGAGGCAATTTTAGTGGTTGACAGCATTTGTGTCAACTGATCTCCCCCGGCAACCCGTGCTTGTCCTGTCAAGTCGGAGCAGGTGGCGGCGAAAGATCGACCCGCCAAGTGCCTCTCGACTCTCGGCAGATTAGCGAGTAGAGGTTCCCGGTCAGCCTGGCGCCGAGCTGATTTCGTCGACTCTCAGCTCAAACGGTCCATCGCCGTGAACGCAGGGTTTCGCGGCCCTAGGCCGATGTCAGAATGGTTGATCGCTCTTGAGTTGGTGGGTATGTCCGTCACGGTACTAAGCGTGAAGGTGCATGAGAGCCCTTGCTTCGCTGCCTAGAGAGCTTCAATCTCAATGTGGACGCTGTCTAGGCTGAGTTTGATTGGACCATCACCATCCTCGAGGTCGAAGTAGACGCTCGAACCGGGAGTCATCGCAACGCGCGACAACGTCCTGGTGGTTTGGGTGGCTTTTCCCCGGTCGAAGATGTGGATGAGTTGGATATCCACAGCGGTGTCTCCTTCTCTGCGAAGGACTTGGGGGATGAGACCTAGTGCGTCGCCCTCTGATCCTTCGATGAAAGTGACCTGACCCTCTCGGGAGGTGATCGGAATAGTCCAGTCGCTACCATCGCTGGATCCCGTGAGGGTAAGTGAAACTCGGTAGTTCTGGGACACCATCGATTCCGAGCCGGGTCCAGCAGATTCCCAAGGAAGTTTAAGGGGTCGCCAGCTTGAGGTGGCGCCCTGGAGTACTAGTACCAGTGCGGCTCCGGCGAGTCCACTGACCAGGACCAGCCTCAGGTTTTTGGCCCAGCCGCTGGTTGCTCCGACCTTCATGGCATCCCCTTGCGGAACTTGCATCGCCTTCGTTATGGCTTGAAGAGCATGGAATCAACCCTTCGAGGGTACCAGCTCGCTGTCAAAGGCTGTCCAGACAAGCTCGTCAATGGGGTAACACCAGGGCGGGGATCTCATCAAGTAAGCTGGAAGCTTAGGATGTTGGCCCGCATCCCATCGCCCGGAGCAGATTTGATCGGTCGTCAGGCCTTTGACTCCACTGAGATCAGCACCGGATAGCTGGGCATTCTCGAGAACGGTGTTTGTCATGTCGACATTCTCCAAGAACTGCGCGGTGCTCAGGATCGCACTACTCAGGTTGGCTCCAGAGAAGCTGATATCAGAGTATGGCTTGTCGCTCCGACTCAGGACCACGCCGTGCATCGATGCCGCAAGGAACCAGGTGTTGCCGAGTTTTGCCGACGTCAGATTCTGGCCGGGTAGGTCGGCCTGACTAAGGTTGACACTTCTCAGATCGATGCCGTCGAGGTCAATACCTGCCAGTGGAGCATATTTGAGGTCGATTCTGTCTTGAGTTCCTCTGTCGACTAGGGATCTCTGCCCCCAGGCGCTCTCGGGCATGCGTCGCTCTAGATCGAGCAGAGACACTAGGGCCGATCGGCGAACAGCCGGTGGTGTCGGAGGCTCACAGCCGTGAGGCACACCTTCGGAATTTCCACAGTTTCCGTAGATGAGCTCAAGGTGACCGGTCTTTCGGGTGTCGTAGTCGCTTTGGGTTTCTCGGTCTAGCTGCTTCTGCAGGATCCAGACTTGAAGGATCAACACGCCGAGCACAAGCACCGAGAGTGTTCGTCCTAGCCAGTGCGCGAGCCTAGCGCCGGTAGTCGTCCCCGACGAGCCTTCTAGTCCAAGGGCTTCGTCTAGGTCCTTGAAGGCTTGCCTGGCGTGAGCTGCTCTGACCTCGATCGTCTGAAGATCGTTCTCCAGCTTCCCGACTTGCACTTCTAGCGGGGCCAACTCTTCCTTGATGGATTCGCCGACCTTTTGCGTGGTCGCATAGCCTCTTTTCGCAAGCTCCTCGGAGATCGCCTCAATCAGCTCTTGTTTTGACGGGTCTTGATCCCCAGGTTTACTCACTTACCCTTCCGAGCTCGGCCCTGGGCGGAGATAGCGGGTCAGCGGGTCGAGAGTCGACCTAGAGATACCGCACACGATCCTGCACTGAGATGGACTTTTCATTTAAGGCTCAAGAATTTTACATAATTCCTGAGGCGGGTGGTTTGCCCGGGCTCACAGGAGCCTGGGAGGTGCCGCCTCCCGCCCTCCACCTCCCGCGCCGCCAGCAAGAGCGCCCGCGGATCCACCCCACCAGAAAAAGCCACCACCAAGGGCTGGTCGTCAAGGGGACCCAAGCGGGAAGTGAGGAAGGCCGTCAGCTCGACCGAGAAGGCCGGTATGCCGACAGCCTCCCGCCCAGCGGGCGAGTGGCTTCAACGGCGCTTACTTGCCTCGGGGAGGTTGGGGTGCAGCGCCAGGGGCGGCGACTCCAGCGGTTGTTGAGTCAAATCCAGCGGCGACGTCGAATCACTGCCTGGAAACCGAAGTGTATTCGCCCATGTCTTCGGCCGCAGCGGCGCACATCGGCATGAGCGTGTCGCTCGCCGGGCCAAGCCACCTCTGCATCTTGGTCAAGATCTCCGGGCCGGCCTTTTCCGGCGTGCCGGCGTCGAAGGGGGGCGCCGGGTCGTACTCGAGGGCGAGCTGTGTCATCTTCGCCACGTCCTCGCCCAGAAGCTCCGCCAGCAGCACGAGACCGAAATCGATGCCGGCTGTCACGCCGCCGCCTGAGATGCGGTTGCGGTCGGTCACGACCCGCGCTGCCACCGGTGTCGCCCCGAACAGCGAGAGGGCCTCGCGGGCGGACCAATGCGATGTCGCTCGATACCCCTGGAGCA from Acidobacteriota bacterium includes:
- a CDS encoding pentapeptide repeat-containing protein, which gives rise to MSKPGDQDPSKQELIEAISEELAKRGYATTQKVGESIKEELAPLEVQVGKLENDLQTIEVRAAHARQAFKDLDEALGLEGSSGTTTGARLAHWLGRTLSVLVLGVLILQVWILQKQLDRETQSDYDTRKTGHLELIYGNCGNSEGVPHGCEPPTPPAVRRSALVSLLDLERRMPESAWGQRSLVDRGTQDRIDLKYAPLAGIDLDGIDLRSVNLSQADLPGQNLTSAKLGNTWFLAASMHGVVLSRSDKPYSDISFSGANLSSAILSTAQFLENVDMTNTVLENAQLSGADLSGVKGLTTDQICSGRWDAGQHPKLPAYLMRSPPWCYPIDELVWTAFDSELVPSKG